Below is a window of Cupriavidus sp. MP-37 DNA.
GCGATGCGCGCCAGATCCAGCGCGCACAGCCGGTCGACGAAGCCGGGCTGTTCGCCGACGAGCCGGACATCGACGTGCCGCGCGACCGCCGCCGCTTTGGCGCCGGCAGCATCAATATCCGCGGCATCGAGGACAACCGCGTGCTGCAGATGGTCGACGGCGTAAGGCTGCCGGATTTCTTCAACGGCGGCGGTCCGTCGAACATCTCGAGCTCGACCCGCGATGCGCCGGAGTTCTCGTTCCTGAAGCGGGTCGAAGTGCTGCGCGGGCCGGCGTCGAGCCTGTATGGCTCCGACGCGATCGGCGGCGTGGTGGCATACGCGACCAAGGATCCGTCGGACCTGATGCAGGGCCGCAAGGTCGGCGGCGAGCTGGGGCTGAACTGGAACGGCATCGACAATGGCTTCGGCCAGAGCGCCGGCGTGGCCGGCGGCAGCGACACCCTGCAGGGCCTGTTCATGTATGCGAACCGCAACGCGCATGAAATGAAGAACATGGGCAGCGACGATTCCAACTCGGTCAACCGCACCCGGCCCAACCCGCAGGACGTGCGCACGCAGGCCTGGCTCGGCAAGATCGTGCTCAACGCCAGCCCGGCGCACCAGTTCAGGTTTACCTACGAGCATCGCGACGGCAACACCGACACTGACCTGCTGCGCTTGTCCACGGCCTTGCCGCGCGTCACCGCCGCCAATGGCAATGAAGACCTGAGCCGCGACCGCGTCAGCCTGGACTACACGTGGAAGCCGGCCAGCGGCGTGCTCGACCGCCTGGCCGCGCAGGTCTACTACCAGGAGTCCGAGACCACCACGCTGACCAGCCAGGTGCGCAGCAACACCAGCACCGGCTGCTCGGCCACCACGCGCGGCACCAGCCTGTGCAACGTCTCGCTGGGCTTTGCCTTCAAGCAGGAGCAGACCGGCTTCAACCTGCAGGGCGACAAGTCGTTTGCCACCGGCGGCGTCGAGCACCGGCTGATCGGCGGCGTCGATTTCCTGCGCGTGCGCTCGTCGGAAGCGCGCGACGGCACGGTGCGCAACCTGACCACCGGCACCACCACCAAGTCGCTGGCCGGCGAGAATTTCCCGATCCACGACTTCCCTACCGGCGAGACGCGCCAGACCGGCCTGTTCGCGCAGGACGAGATGCGCTTTTTCGATGGCCGCTTTACGCTGACGCCCGGCCTGCGCTTCGACCATTACTCGCTGTCGCCCGATGGCGATGACTTGGTCTACAACAATGCCGGCGGCCGCCCGGCGGTCAGCAAGAGCGATTCGCACTTGTCGCCCAAGCTGTCGGCGCTGTGGCAGGCGAGCGACCGCGTCAACCTGTGGGCGCAGTACGTATTCGGCTACCGCGCGCCGAACTACCAGGAAGTCAACGGCAGCTTCCGCAATCCGGTGCAGGGCTATGGCGCCGCGCCCAATGCGAACCTGGATCCGGAGAAAAGCCGCTCGTTCGAGGTCGGTGCGCGCTATACCAGCGACAACGTGCAGACCAGCGTGGCGCTGTTCGACAACCGCTACCGCGACTTTATCGAACAGGTGCAGCTGGCCTGCCCGTCCGACCCCGCGTGCCTGCCCGGCCTGCGCGCGACCTACCAGTACCGCAACCAGACCAGCGTGCGCATCTATGGTGCCGAGTGGCGCGGGGTGTGGCGCTTCCTGCCGCAATGGCGCGTCGATGGCGCGGTGGCGTACGCGCATGGCAACAACGAGCAGACCGGCCAGCCGCTCAACAGTGTGTCGCCGCTGCGCGCCAGCGCCGGGCTGACGTGGGAGCGCGTGCAGGGACAGGGCGCCGCGATCCGCTGGCGCGGCGCGCGTCCGGTGACGCGCACCGACGATTCGTCGTTCACCTACTTCAAGCCCGCCGGCTACGGCGTGGTCGACCTGCAGGCGTGGTGGCGCTTCAATCGCTACGTCAGCCTGGCGCTGTCGGTCAACAACCTGTTCGACAAGAAGTACTGGCTGTGGGGCGACGTGCGCCAGACCGGCGTATCGGCCTCCGAGCCCGGCGTGGACTTCTACACGCAGCCGGGCCGCACCTTCGCCGCCAGCCTGAAGCTGTCGTTCTGAGCGGCAGCAAGGAGCTTCGCATGTCCCCACAAAACATGACCGGCCGCTGGCTCTGGGCGCTGCTGTGCCTGCTGGTATGGATGGGCGCGATATGGATAGGCGCGGCGCAGGCGGCAACGCCGCGCATCGCCATCCTGACCAGCTCGCCGGTGCCGGCGGGCAAGTTCGGCCCGCTGCGCGAACTGGCGCAGGCCCAGGGCATGACGCTGGAAGCGCAGTACCTGGAGCGCATGCCGGCGCAGGAGGTCGCACCGTTTATCCACAACGCCGACCTGCTGATCGTCGATGCGCCGCGCGACCATATCGTCAGCGCAATGCTGCAGCGCCTCGGCCCGTTGTGGAGCGAGGCGCGCGTGCCGCGCGTGCTGATCGCCACCGACCGTTATCAAGCGCATGGCGTCGACGACAAGCTCGCGGCCCGGCTGCATGCGTACTACGTCAACGGCGGCCGCGGCAACTTCG
It encodes the following:
- a CDS encoding TonB-dependent hemoglobin/transferrin/lactoferrin family receptor translates to MKRRCLAHLRATVRVTPVAAVCAALGAPAIAADGAGNTTTLAALNEVVVTATRTEERADAVASTITTRDARQIQRAQPVDEAGLFADEPDIDVPRDRRRFGAGSINIRGIEDNRVLQMVDGVRLPDFFNGGGPSNISSSTRDAPEFSFLKRVEVLRGPASSLYGSDAIGGVVAYATKDPSDLMQGRKVGGELGLNWNGIDNGFGQSAGVAGGSDTLQGLFMYANRNAHEMKNMGSDDSNSVNRTRPNPQDVRTQAWLGKIVLNASPAHQFRFTYEHRDGNTDTDLLRLSTALPRVTAANGNEDLSRDRVSLDYTWKPASGVLDRLAAQVYYQESETTTLTSQVRSNTSTGCSATTRGTSLCNVSLGFAFKQEQTGFNLQGDKSFATGGVEHRLIGGVDFLRVRSSEARDGTVRNLTTGTTTKSLAGENFPIHDFPTGETRQTGLFAQDEMRFFDGRFTLTPGLRFDHYSLSPDGDDLVYNNAGGRPAVSKSDSHLSPKLSALWQASDRVNLWAQYVFGYRAPNYQEVNGSFRNPVQGYGAAPNANLDPEKSRSFEVGARYTSDNVQTSVALFDNRYRDFIEQVQLACPSDPACLPGLRATYQYRNQTSVRIYGAEWRGVWRFLPQWRVDGAVAYAHGNNEQTGQPLNSVSPLRASAGLTWERVQGQGAAIRWRGARPVTRTDDSSFTYFKPAGYGVVDLQAWWRFNRYVSLALSVNNLFDKKYWLWGDVRQTGVSASEPGVDFYTQPGRTFAASLKLSF